Within Chelatococcus sp. HY11, the genomic segment CCATGTCACAGCTTGTCTATGAGGTTGAACGCGCACTCGCGAGCATCGTGCATGCGGCTCGGTTCGGTCAAATTGATCTGTCTGTCCATCCATAGATCGATCGCCTTGAGGTCGTAATGTCCCGTGTCTGGGTCGGGCGTGGGGAAGCCGCGGGCGCGCAGGCGCGGCTCCACACTGGCGAATTCCGCAAGGGATAGGTGCAGGCGCCGGGCGGCTTTCTTCCTCGGTACGCAACGGGGCTGGACCGTGAAGCGGACAGGCGAGGGAGCTGGGGTCGCGCGACTAGCCATCGCGGTCTCCAGCGTTAAGCACCTGATGAATAACCGATGCCGACGCAGGCTTGTCGCCCTGTATCAGCCCTGCGCCCTTGCAGCGCTCGCAGCCCCCCATCGCGCTGAAGTATCCCATGCCGCAACCGGCGTTGTAGGTTTGGGAATATCGCCCTCTGCCCTCGCACCATCCGCACAGTTCGGCCGTGAAATTTGAGGGAAGGCGTGCCAAACCAGCCTTTAGCGCCTCGGCGTGCTTGTCGTTCTCGCCGTAGGGAATGTAGAAGCCGCGCATCAAATCCCCTCCGGCTCGCTGAGGGCTGGCATCCGCGTCGCCAAGCCGTTCTTCTCGGATGTGGCGTTGAACTTGCGCACGACGGCGCCGGATAGGTCTATTCCCGCTGTCATGGCCGCGAGATCGGCGCAGATCACAACATCTGCCAGCTCGTCAGCGAGATCCAAAAGTGTGGCGCGAGAGCCAACCCATCCATGCCGCTCGCGCTCCAGCTTTTTGATGACGTTGCAGGCCTCCCCGGTTTCGCCCGCAAGCTCATTGCCGCGAAATGCGAGGTCTGGCTTAACGTCCGGCGCCCACTCAGCATCGCGAGCTACGTTCGCGGCGCGCAATGAAACCAAGCTCGCGAAGGGTGCCGCCTCCACATCGGGTTTGCATTCCTGACTAAGATAGCGCCCAAAGTCGCTGTAATCGGTGGTGTCCCATATAGCGCCGATACCGCCGCACTCATGGCAACCAAGACCCAGATGGCATGAAAGCGCCTTGCTGTAGCGGCCGGTCGGACACCCATCATTAAGCTCATGGCACCCGCTGCATGAACGCCAGAAGCCTCGCCCATCTTCTGATGCGCTTTTGACGGAATCAGCGCTGATTGCCTCGATATCCGTCGCCGATTCGGCGCGCTCGGCCGCAACGAGGGTATGCGCGGCGATCGTTGCCGCGAGCGCGATGCGCCGGGTTACCTCGTCGTTCGGTCGGGCTATCCATGCGCTGTTCTCATCAAGAATCCGCTCGACGGCTTTATAGACGGGTTCGAGCACGCGCGGCGCTTCGTTCGCCAGCCTCAGAAGATCCGCCTTGCTATCCTCGTATTCCTGTTTTGAGGCGCCTATCCCGGATGTTGTTGAGCCTTGATCGCTCTGCCATCCCCATTCCATGGCCGCGGCATCAAAACGGGCGATAGCTGCCACGAGTACGTTCTGCGTCATCGCTCACCCTCCAAACAACGAGACGGCCGGCGCCTCAACCTCGATCGCCCTGGCCCTGCGCTTCGGCGGCGGGGTGCATTCAGCTTTCAGGGCGGCGACGGTGGCCTGTTTCATGGCGGCGCGGGCGGCGGCGACGCCCGCCTTCTTGCGCCGGGCCGCCGTGGCGAAGGCCTCGATCCGGCGGGCGCGGACGGATTCGAGGTGGTCAATGGCGCTCTGCATTGGCCTGCTCCGATGTCGCCTCCATCAACAATTCAGCCCTCGTACGCGCATCAAGCAGCGGAGATTCGGCTGTCGCATTGTCGAATGCGCGTTGAAAGCGGTTGATGCACAACCTTCGCAGGCTCGCCATCGAGTCGCGATCAGGCTTGTGCGCGGCCCCGGCGGTCACCGCCACGAGCGCCGCCGCATCGAGCGTGCCGCAAATGGCGGCGGCTGCTTCCTCGCCGGTTATGCCGCTGGGGTAGTGGTTGTCCAAATGCGCCTGGAAGGCCGCAACGACGGCTTCAGCGAAGCCTCCGCCTATCTTGCGTGAGTCCGCCATATCACCCCTCAAGCAATGTGCGATGTGAATGCGATTTCGGACAGGTCATCCGGCGCGGCGCCGGCCGGCGTCAGTCGCCAGGGGATGCCGGGGCCGAAGATCGCGATGGCGACGCTGTTGGCCTTGGTGGCCTTCAGGAGATCGAGCGCCTGCCTGGGGTAGACCTTGAAGGCCTGCGCGCCCTCGCGCTCGCTGTCGATCGCCACCGATGCCGCGACCTCCTCCGCCCCATCGCCGCCGATGGAATCGCGCACGGACAGGGACAGCATCTCGCTCGCGCTGAAGTCGATCGAGGCCGTGCGGCTGCTCGCTTCCTTGGCAACAAGCACGCCGGAGAGGCGATCGAGCGCCGCCGCGAGCGCCGCGCGCTCCACGGTGATGACATGCCAGGGCTCACGCGGAAACTGCCCATCAAAGTCCGGCCATTGCGCCTCCACCACCTTCGTGGTGAGGGTGACGCCGTTGCCCTCCACGCGAAT encodes:
- a CDS encoding MazG-like family protein, whose protein sequence is MLEPVYKAVERILDENSAWIARPNDEVTRRIALAATIAAHTLVAAERAESATDIEAISADSVKSASEDGRGFWRSCSGCHELNDGCPTGRYSKALSCHLGLGCHECGGIGAIWDTTDYSDFGRYLSQECKPDVEAAPFASLVSLRAANVARDAEWAPDVKPDLAFRGNELAGETGEACNVIKKLERERHGWVGSRATLLDLADELADVVICADLAAMTAGIDLSGAVVRKFNATSEKNGLATRMPALSEPEGI